From one Lotus japonicus ecotype B-129 chromosome 3, LjGifu_v1.2 genomic stretch:
- the LOC130747343 gene encoding multiple C2 domain and transmembrane region protein 5 produces MQKPPNSHEFALKETSPNIGAGAVTGDKLSCTYDLVEQMQYLYVRVVKAKDLPAKDVTGSLDPYVEVKLGNYKGLTKHFEKKSNPEWNQIFAFSKDRIQASVLEVVVKDKDVIVDDFVGRVWFDMNEIPKRVPPDSPLASQWYRLEDRKGQKVKGELMLAVWMGTQADEAFPDSWHSDAALVGPEAVANIRSKVYLSPKLWYLRVNVIEAQDLVPGDKTRYPEVFAKVHLGNQVLRTRTSQSKTINPIWNEDLMFVAAEPFEEPLVLTVEDRVGQNKDEILGRCMIPLQMLQRRLDHKPVNSRWFNLEKHLVVEGEKKDIKFASRIHLRACLDGGYHVLDESTHHSSDLRPTAKQLWKPSIGILEVGIISAHGLVPMKTRDGRGTTDAYCVAKYGQKWIRTRTIVDSFSPKWNEQYTWEVFDPATVITFGVFDNAHIQGGDGSKDSRIGKVRIRLSTLESGRIYTHSYPLIVLHTSGVKKTGEVQLAVRFTCVSFINMLCMYSQPLLPKMHYIHPLSVMQLDSLRHHGTQIVSMRLSRAEPPLRKEVVEYMLDVDSHMWSMRRSKANFFRIMKVLSSLIAFGRWFDQICNWKNPITSILIHILFIILVLYPELILPTIFLYLFLIGIWNFRWRPRHPPHMDTRLSHADAAYPDELDEEFDSFPTSRPADIVRMRYDRLRSIGGRVQSVVGDLATQGERFQSLISWRDPRATTLFVTFCLIAAIVLYVTPFQVVCLLFGFYVLRHPRFRQKLPSVPLNFFRRLPARSDSML; encoded by the coding sequence ATGCAGAAGCCACCAAATTCCCATGAGTTTGCCTTGAAGGAGACCTCGCCCAACATTGGGGCTGGGGCAGTCACAGGGGACAAGCTATCATGCACCTATGACCTGGTTGAACAGATGCAGTATCTATATGTTCGTGTCGTCAAAGCCAAGGACTTGCCTGCAAAAGATGTCACGGGTAGTCTTGATCCTTATGTTGAAGTGAAGCTTGGAAACTACAAGGGACTCACCAAGCACTTTGAGAAGAAGTCTAATCCTGAGTGGAATCAAATCTTTGCCTTCTCCAAAGATCGGATTCAAGCTTCAGTTTTGGAGGTGGTTGTGAAGGATAAAGATGTTATTGTAGATGACTTTGTTGGGAGGGTGTGGTTTGATATGAATGAGATCCCGAAACGTGTTCCCCCAGATAGTCCTTTGGCTTCACAGTGGTATAGGCTTGAAGATCGCAAGGGCCAAAAGGTTAAAGGAGAGCTAATGCTGGCAGTTTGGATGGGAACTCAAGCAGATGAGGCATTTCCTGATTCTTGGCATTCTGATGCAGCATTGGTTGGCCCTGAAGCAGTTGCTAACATAAGATCAAAAGTTTACCTCTCCCCAAAGCTTTGGTATCTTCGAGTCAATGTAATTGAAGCTCAGGACTTGGTACCGGGTGATAAAACCCGATATCCTGAAGTTTTTGCGAAGGTTCATTTAGGGAATCAGGTTCTAAGAACTAGAACATCTCAAAGCAAGACCATAAACCCAATTTGGAATGAGGACTTGATGTTTGTTGCAGCTGAGCCGTTTGAGGAGCCTTTAGTTCTGACTGTGGAAGACAGGGTTGGACAAAACAAAGATGAAATCCTCGGAAGGTGCATGATTCCATTACAGATGCTGCAAAGGAGGTTAGACCACAAGCCTGTGAACAGCAGGTGGTTTAATCTTGAGAAGCATTTGGTTGTTGAAGGGGAAAAGAAGGACATAAAATTTGCAAGCAGGATACACTTGAGGGCATGCTTGGATGGTGGATACCATGTGTTAGATGAATCAACTCATCACAGTAGTGATCTTAGACCAACCGCGAAGCAGCTATGGAAGCCAAGCATTGGGATTCTGGAAGTGGGAATTATAAGTGCTCATGGGTTGGTGCCGATGAAGACAAGAGATGGTAGAGGAACCACTGATGCTTATTGCGTAGCAAAGTATGGACAGAAATGGATCCGCACTAGAACAATCGTAGATAGCTTTAGTCCAAAGTGGAATGAGCAGTACACATGGGAAGTGTTTGACCCAGCCACTGTTATCACATTTGGTGTCTTTGATAATGCTCATATACAAGGAGGAGATGGATCCAAAGATTCTAGGATCGGGAAGGTGAGAATTAGGCTCTCTACTCTGGAAAGTGGTAGGATTTACACACATTCATATCCTCTTATAGTGCTGCATACATCAGGTGTGAAGAAAACAGGGGAAGTGCAATTGGCTGTCAGGTTTACATGCGTATCTTTCATCAACATGTTGTGTATGTATTCACAGCCATTGTTGCCAAAGATGCACTACATCCATCCTCTGTCTGTGATGCAGTTAGACAGTTTAAGGCATCACGGCACACAGATTGTATCAATGAGGTTGAGCCGGGCTGAGCCGCCGCTGAGGAAAGAGGTTGTGGAATACATGCTTGATGTGGATTCACACATGTGGAGCATGAGAAGAAGCAAAGCTAATTTCTTCAGAATAATGAAAGTTTTAAgcagtttgatagcatttgggAGGTGGTTTGATCAGATTTGcaattggaaaaaccccatcaCATCGATACTAATTCACATCCTTTTCATAATATTGGTTCTTTACCCTGAGCTGATACTCCCCACAATTTTCTTGTACCTGTTCTTGATTGGGATTTGGAACTTCAGGTGGAGGCCAAGGCACCCTCCCCACATGGACACTAGGCTCTCTCATGCTGATGCTGCTTATCCTGATGAGTTAGATGAAGAGTTTGATTCATTCCCGACTTCGCGGCCAGCGGATATTGTTCGGATGAGATATGACCGTTTGAGAAGCATTGGCGGGAGGGTGCAGTCTGTTGTAGGTGACTTGGCTACTCAAGGAGAAAGGTTCCAGAGTTTGATAAGTTGGAGAGATCCAAGAGCTACCACTCTCTTTGTGACATTCTGTTTAATTGCTGCTATAGTTCTTTATGTTACTCCCTTTCAGGTTGTGTGTCTTCTCTTTGGCTTCTACGTGCTGAGGCACCCGAGATTCCGCCAGAAACTTCCATCAGTGCCGCTCAACTTCTTTAGGAGGCTACCTGCTAGATCAGATAGCATGTTGTGA
- the LOC130743019 gene encoding phosphatidylinositol N-acetylglucosaminyltransferase subunit P-like produces the protein MESPHSVNSPRRTLSLSRQRRANYTSFPDPVDNKTSGFGLSGDHGPKPSEVYGFVGSISTIVASVIFFIWAYVPESWLHSIGITYYPSRYWALAVPTYVMVTIVLMLGFYIGLNFISTPSPASIYTVFDEFSRDPLSLDCSLEGEEKPIDPISDIGIDRINDAMFNSAA, from the exons ATGGAAAGTCCCCACTCTGTCAACAGTCCAAGAAGAACGCTCAGTTTGTCAAGACAGCGGAGGGCAAATTATACATCCTTTCCTGACCCAGTTGACAACAAAACCTCTGGCTTCGGATTGTCCGGTGATCATGGCCCTAAGCCTTCTGAAGTTTATGGTTTTGTAGGATCCATTAGCACTATTGTTGCTTCAGTTATTTTCTTCATATGGGCATATGTTCCAGAATCATGGCTACATTCTATTGGCATCACTTACTATCCTAGCAGATATTGGGCTCTGGCAGTACCAACTTATGTCATGGTCACCATTGTATTAATGCTTGGATTCTACATTGGTCTTAACTTCATTTCAACTCCTTCTCCTGCATCTATATACACAGTTTTTG ATGAATTCAGTAGGGATCCTCTGAGTCTTGATTGCTCGCTAGAGGGAGAGGAGAAGCCCATCGATCCTATATCTGATATTGGTATCGACAGAATCAATGATGCTATGTTCAATAGTGCGGCCTAA
- the LOC130745010 gene encoding uncharacterized protein LOC130745010, whose translation MDPERSMEDQFSKLHPSLPENTRIGIVGAGPSGLSAAYALARLGYKDITVLEKHHTVGGMCESVDIEGKIYDLGGQVLAASSAPVIFHLAKETGSALEELDSHKLAVIDPSSGKYQDIKVADDYVSVMSLTLEIQEKVKNCGRIGVHAVSEIASDLTPEYLEHHGLKSIPKSVAYGYTASGYGFVQDMSYAYIHEFTRTSMAGKIRRFKGGYTSLWQKIAESLPLKLRYNTEVLAIRRDSDGVTVNVKSSNEVETMEFDKIIVSGSFPLNYGRIYRSPSTSIECENEVMDTSDLEKDLFSKVETNDYYTTALKIKGLEHLPVGFYYFNEYMEDPSTIGNPVAMQKFYANTDIFLFWSYGNAVDIKGPTVTELAIKAVKSMGGDVENVILQRCFKYFPHVGSQDMKNGFYEKLESKLQGSKNTYYVGGLMAFELTERNSSYAMALICKNFANSNDLPIFPYTKNLFPLQTEFQKKIPRELGELPEVQFPNFPILNSYLKHWGTHPITQNRTLYTWINEEGTSVCRRTYAEQHLNASCIAHKLLTSQKPVIKPGDRVLLVYVPGLDFVDAFFGCLRAKVLPVPIIPPDPMQRGGQALMKIENIANSCGIVAILSTVAYHSAVRAGSLKNLISLTGKKGKSSARWPNLPWLHTDTWVKNSKTMALEHLDNQCEPKPSDVCFLQFTSGSTGDAKGVMISHGGLIHNVKLMRSRYKSTSRTVLVSWLPQYHDMGLIGGLFTALVSGGSAVLFSPMTFIKKPLLWLETINKFKATHSAGPNFAFELLIRRLESDKDRLQNLDLSSLVFLMVAAEPVRHNTLKRFIELTSPLGLNQKVMAPGYGLAENCVFVSCAFGQDKPVIVDWQGRVCCGYVPHQDADVDIRIVDPETCEELQEDGKEGEIWISSPSAGVGYWGREELSQKTFRNELQNQPGLNYTRTGDLGRVIDQKLFITGRIKDLIIVAGRNIYSADVEKTVENSSEFLRPGCCAVVGVPEEILSAKGISIPDGSDQVGLVVIAEVRDGKPVTKEVVESIKTCVAEEHGVSVASIKLVKPRTISKTTSGKIRRFECIKQFADETLNLVPLSPNTVFTKKYMVRSFTTATCRAEETPQPKLRISKNDILEFLKVLISEQTGIPITKISVKDQLTSYGIDSIGVVKATQKLSDFLGTPVAAIDVFTASCIQELANFSEDLILKSQPKLASNPSIIPEDDIDSAELVVEVPPKSHQFGIRLLQLLAIIYISTVLASPAYLSINAFLNFFQSVTNSLDGVAWLNYSISLSIAPLAWILCIASSCICLSLFGSSFLGLNYALTSEISIYSMDFVKWWALYKTREISSKVLAIHLRGTVFLKYWFEMLGARIGSSVLLDTVDITDPSLVSIGDEAVIAEGVLVQSHEVKNGVVSFHPIRIGKCSSIGPYAVLQKGSVIGEGAEVQALQKVGGDQHVLKPSKFNNVDKNAELPVLPSKTQHDIIYHFIGIYLVGFLSSLAAAIAYFLYIRFSKKSPSLQHFSFVCLCGAFHWIPFTIIAYATMFSDVPSNPITFAISFTTGYLLHGLILITLTSAFTRLFATNQKQTQFKTWLRNQMTMSCHLRCAKLLSGTEAFCIYLRLLGAEIGKHCSIRAINPVSNPELMSIGAGVHLGDFSRIITGFHSSNGSYACGKIEIQDNSVTGSQSLILPGSLVQKNVILGALSVAPMNSTLQEGGVYIGSQSQVVIRNSMNASDEMMEEMNNVECKKRNGDLKDDSQRVTLTRTWYQTFTALFTQPFLQTALPHLVVGLAVYAPLNLIVHLKHAKKLPMFWLLPLIWILSGALSALACVVAKWVLVGKKKQGDIVPIWSIRITLDSTWQAIRTLVGDYFMDMTSGSFLFVLWMKMMGADVDMDHDVYVDSMGALLNPEMVKIERGGSVGREALLFGHIYEGEGGMVKFGEIKIGEYGFVGSRAMAMPGVQLENEGSLSALSLAMKEEIIRSR comes from the exons ATGGACCCAGAAAGATCAATGGAGGACCAATTCTCCAAGCTACATCCTTCCTTGCCAGAAAACACCAGAATTGGAATAGTGGGAGCTGGCCCAAGTGGCTTATCAGCTGCTTATGCACTAGCTAGACTTGGTTATAAGGATATCACAGTTTTGGAGAAACATCATACTGTAGGAGGAATGTGTGAATCAGTGGATATTGAAG GAAAAATTTATGATCTGGGTGGGCAAGTTCTTGCTGCAAGCAGTGCTCCAGTGATCTTTCACTTGGCAAAAGAGACAGGCTCTGCACTAGAAGAATTGGACTCTCACAAGCTTGCTGTTATTGATCCTTCCTCTGGAAAATATCAAGATATTAAAGTTGCTGATGATTATGTATCTGTTATGTCACTTACAttggaaatccaa GAAAAAGTGAAGAATTGTGGTCGTATAGGAGTCCATGCTGTCAGTGAAATTGCTTCAGATTTAACTCCAGAGTATCTTGAACATCATGGACTCAAATCCATTCCTAAGTCTGTGGCTTATGGCTACACTGCTTCAGGATATGGGTTTGTTCAAGACATGTCTTATGCCTACATTCATGAATTTACTAGAACATCCATGGCTGGGAAAATTCGGAGATTTAAAGGTGGATATACAAGTCTCTGGCAGAAGATTGCTGAATCACTTCCGTTAAAACTTCGGTATAACACTGAAGTATTGGCAATCAGGAGGGACTCTGATGGTGTCACCGTTAATGTCAAGAGCTCAAATGAAGTTGAAACAATGGAATTTGATAAGATTATAGTTTCTGGTTCATTTCCATTGAACTATGGAAGAATTTACAGATCGCCTTCAACTAGCATTG AATGCGAAAATGAAGTAATGGATACAAGTGATCTTGAAAAGGACCTGTTCAGCAAAGTTGAGACCAATGACTACTACACCACGGCCTTAAAGATCAAAGGGCTAGAACATTTGCCTGTtggattttattattttaatgaaTATATGGAAGATCCTAGCACAATTGGAAATCCAGTTGCAATGCAGAAATTTTATGCTAACACTGATATATTCTTGTTCTGGTCCTATGGGAATGCTGTTGATATTAAGGGACCAACTGTCACAGAGCTCGCAATCAAGGCAGTAAAGTCCATGGGGGGAGATGTTGAGAATGTCATTCTTCAACGCTGCTTTAAGTATTTTCCTCATGTTGGCAGCCAAG ATATGAAAAATGGATTCTATGAGAAGTTGGAATCAAAGCTTCAAGGTTCAAAGAATACTTATTATGTAGGCGGGCTTATGGCGTTTGAGCTTACAGAGAGAAATTCATCTTATGCCATGGCTCTGATTTGCAAAAACTTTGCAAATAGCAATGATTTGCCAATATTTCCTTACACTAAG AATTTGTTTCCCTTGCAAACTGAGTTCCAAAAGAAGATTCCTAGAGAGTTAGGTGAATTGCCAGAAGTGCAATTTCctaattttcctattttaaatagCTACTTAAAGCACTGGGGAACTCATCCAATTACTCAAAACAGGACTCTTTATACTTGGATTAATGAAGAAGGGACCTCGGTATGCCGCAGGACCTATGCAGAACAACATCTTAATGCTTCTTGCATTGCTCATAAGCTCTTAACAAGCCAAAAGCCAGTTATCAAGCCTGGTGACAGGGTTCTCCTTGTCTATGTCCCCGGTTTGGATTTCGTTGATGCCTTCTTTGGATGCCTAAGAGCTAAAGTCTTACCAGTCCCCATCATTCCACCAGATCCTATGCAAAGAGGTGGACAAGCActtatgaaaattgaaaatattgCCAATTCATGTGGCATAGTGGCTATTCTATCAACAGTAGCTTATCACTCAGCTGTCCGTGCCGGTTCATTGAAAAATTTGATATCATTAACTGGAAAAAAGGGGAAATCATCAGCTAGGTGGCCGAATCTTCCATGGCTGCACACTGATACTTGGGTCAAGAACTCCAAAACTATGGCTTTGGAACACCTTGATAATCAATGTGAACCAAAGCCTAGTGATGTATGTTTCTTGCAATTCACCTCAGGTTCCACTGGTGATGCTAAAGGAGTCATGATCTCTCATGGTGGGCTTATTCACAATGTGAAGTTGATGAGAAGTCGATATAAGAGCACCTCAAGGACAGTGTTAGTAAGTTGGCTTCCTCAGTATCACGACATGGGGCTGATCGGGGGACTTTTTACAGCTCTTGTTAGTGGTGGATCTGCAGTTTTATTTTCACCAATGACATTCATCAAGAAACCACTCTTGTGGCTTGAAACTATCAACAAGTTCAAAGCAACTCATAGTGCTGGCCCTAACTTTGCGTTCGAGTTATTGATTCGAAGATTGGAATCTGACAAGGATAGGCTTCAGAACTTGGACCTCTCATCCTTGGTTTTTCTTATGGTTGCTGCTGAACCAGTGAGACACAATACCCTGAAAAGATTCATTGAGCTAACCTCTCCTCTTGGCTTAAATCAAAAGGTGATGGCTCCTGGATACGGCTTAGCTGAAAATTGTGTGTTTGTCAGCTGTGCATTTGGACAAGATAAGCCTGTCATTGTTGATTGGCAGGGAAGAGTTTGTTGTGGGTATGTTCCACACCAGGATGCAGATGTTGACATTAGAATAGTTGATCCTGAGACTTGTGAAGAGCTTCAAGAAGATGGAAAGGAGGGAGAAATCTGGATTAGTAGTCCAAGTGCAGGAGTAGGATACTGGGGAAGAGAAGAGCTGAGTCAGAAAACTTTCAGGAATGAACTTCAGAATCAACCTGGGCTCAACTACACAAGAACCGGAGACTTGGGACGAGTTATAGATCAGAAGCTATTCATCACCGGAAGAATCAAGGATCTTATCATTGTTGCTGGAAGAAACATTTACTCAGCAGATGTTGAAAAGACAGTTGAAAACTCATCAGAGTTTCTTCGTCcgggttgttgtgctgttgttGGGGTCCCTGAGGAAATTCTATCAGCAAAGGGAATTTCCATTCCAGATGGCTCTGATCAGGTTGGATTGGTTGTGATTGCAGAAGTAAGGGATGGTAAACCAGTTACCAAAGAGGTTGTTGAGAGTATCAAGACATGTGTGGCCGAAGAACATGGAGTCAGTGTTGCTTCTATCAAGTTGGTCAAGCCTAGAACCATCAGCAAAACAACATCAGGAAAAATCAGGAGATTTGAGTGTATCAAACAATTCGCTGATGAGACGCTGAATTTGGTACCACTAAGTCCAAATACTGTTTTCACAAAGAAATATATGGTAAGGTCATTTACTACAGCAACATGCAGGGCAGAAGAAACACCACAGCCTAAGCTAAGGATCAGTAAAAATGACATTCTAGAGTTCTTGAAAGTGCTTATTTCTGAGCAGACTGGAATCCCAATCACCAAAATCTCTGTTAAAGACCAGCTTACATCCTATGGAATTGACTCAATTGGTGTGGTTAAAGCTACTCAAAAACTGTCAGATTTTCTGGGAACACCAGTTGCAGCTATTGATGTTTTCACTGCATCCTGCATTCAAGAATTGGCTAACTTCTCTGAGGATCTTATATTAAAGTCTCAGCCTAAGCTTGCAAGCAATCCATCCATTATTCCAGAAGATGACATTGATTCTGCTGAATTGGTTGTGGAGGTACCCCCAAAGTCTCACCAGTTCGGTATCCGTTTACTTCAACTCTTAGCAATTATTTACATTTCTACCGTGCTGGCCTCTCCTGCTTATCTATCCATCAATGCTTTTCTAAATTTCTTCCAAAGTGTCACTAATTCATTAGATGGAGTGGCTTGGTTAAATTACTCAATTTCCCTGAGTATTGCACCTCTTGCTTGGATTCTTTGCATTGCTTCTTCTTGCATTTGCCTTTCATTATTTGGAAGTTCTTTCTTGGGGCTAAACTATGCACTCACCTCCGAAATCTCCATCTATTCAATGGATTTTGTCAAGTGGTGGGCACTGTATAAGACCCGAGAAATATCCTCTAAAGTTCTGGCAATACACCTCAGAGGAACAGTGTTTCTGAAATACTGGTTTGAGATGTTGGGTGCAAGAATTGGATCCTCAGTTTTGCTTGATACAGTTGACATCACAGACCCATCTCTGGTGTCAATTGGAGATGAAGCTGTCATTGCAGAAGGTGTTTTGGTGCAAAGCCATGAGGTAAAAAATGGAGTTGTAAGTTTCCATCCTATTAGGATTGGCAAATGTTCTTCTATTGGGCCTTATGCTGTTCTTCAGAAAGGAAGTGTTATTGGAGAGGGTGCTGAGGTACAGGCCTTGCAAAAAGTTGGTGGAGACCAGCATGTCCTGAAACCTTCCAAGTTTAATAATGTTGACAAG AATGCAGAGCTGCCTGTTCTTCCCAGCAAAACTCAACATGATATCATCTACCACTTTATTGGGATCTATCTTGTAGGCTTTCTCAGCTCCCTTGCTGCAGCCATTGCCTACTTCTTATATATCAGATTCTCCAAGAAATCTCCATCACTCCAGCACTTTTCATTTGTTTGCTTATGTGGAGCCTTCCACTGGATCCCCTTCACCATCATTGCTTATGCTACCATGTTCTCTGATGTCCCATCAAATCCCATCACCTTTGCCATTTCATTTACCACAGGCTACTTGCTCCATGGTCTCATACTCATCACTCTCACTAGTGCTTTTACTCGTCTATTCGCAACCAATCAAAAGCAAACTCAGTTTAAAACTTGGCTTCGAAATCAAATGACTATGTCCTGTCACCTCAGATGTGCAAAGCTTCTCTCAGGAACAGAAGCCTTCTGCATATATTTACGCCTTTTGGGCGCGGAAATTGGCAAGCATTGTTCCATCAGAGCCATCAACCCAGTTTCAAATCCAGAGTTAATGTCAATTGGTGCCGGTGTCCATCTCGGAGATTTTAGTCGGATAATTACTGGTTTTCATTCTTCCAATGGATCATATGCTTGTGGAAAAATTGAGATTCAAGATAATTCAGTCACTGGGAGTCAAAGCCTTATTCTTCCTGGTTCTCTTGTCCAAAAGAATGTCATTCTGGGTGCACTTTCAGTTGCTCCAATGAATTCTACCCTCCAAGAGGGTGGTGTGTACATTGGATCACAATCCCAAGTTGTTATCAGGAACTCAATGAACGCTTCAGATGAAATGATGGAGGAGATGAATAACGTGGAATGCAAGAAAAGAAATGGTGATTTAAAAGATGATTCACAAAGAGTAACCTTGACCAGAACATGGTATCAGACCTTCACAGCACTCTTCACTCAGCCATTTCTACAAACAGCTTTGCCTCATCTTGTGGTGGGCTTAGCAGTTTATGCTCCTTTGAACTTAATTGTCCACTTAAAGCATGCCAAGAAGCTTCCAATGTTCTGGTTGCTTCCTCTGATTTGGATTCTCTCAGGTGCTTTATCTGCATTGGCTTGTGTAGTAGCTAAATGGGTTCTTGTAGGAAAGAAGAAACAAGGTGATATTGTTCCTATATGGAGTATAAGGATCACATTGGACAGCACATGGCAGGCCATTAGAACTTTAGTTGGAGACTATTTCATGGACATGACAAGTGGGTCATTTTTGTTTGTGCtgtggatgaagatgatgggtgCAGATGTTGACATGGATCATGATGTTTATGTTGACAGCATGGGAGCATTGTTGAACCCTGAGATGGTGAAGATTGAGAGAGGGGGTAGTGTGGGAAGGGAAGCTTTGCTGTTTGGACACATATATGAAGGGGAAGGAGGGATGGTGAAGTTTGGAGAGATCAAAATTGGAGAATATGGGTTTGTAGGGAGTAGAGCTATGGCTATGCCTGGTGTACAATTGGAGAATGAAGGTAGTCTTAGTGCTTTGTCACTTGCCATGAAAGAAGAAATCATTAGGTCAAGGTAA
- the LOC130747342 gene encoding lysine-specific demethylase JMJ30, translated as MSTTTASGGGSPSDHFETPMLDKESPALLHTICEHGGYAYVSMAALAASGDIRAAEAAREMAWEQLHSGPWHSVLPVWRDAYSMACLHVARHHYCNGEFKEALRALDMGIIMGGPLLRKDLDSAIEKVSEKAWCVRVSERSNQDFGNSEHPLVDHEFDVSKVLQLLPVKSLSSKLVVKRSSLSLEKFLQDHYLSGSPVIISDCMSHWPAKAKWNNMDYLLRVAGDRTVPVEVGKNYICADWKQELITFSEFLERIKSHGCSPGGPTYLAQHPLFDQIHELRKDILIPDYCFTGGGELRSLNAWFGPAGTVTPLHHDPHHNILAQVVGKKYIRLYSASLSDELFPYSETMLCNSSQVDLDDVDESKFPKVQDLEFVDCILEEGEMLYIPPKWWHYVRSLTTSLSVSFWWSSEDESSAAS; from the exons ATGTCAACCACCACGGCGTCCGGCGGCGGATCTCCCTCCGACCACTTCGAAACGCCGATGCTGGACAAGGAGTCCCCTGCCCTCCTCCACACCATCTGCGAGCACGGCGGCTACGCCTACGTCAGCATGGCGGCGCTCGCGGCATCCGGCGACATTCGTGCGGCGGAGGCCGCAAGGGAGATGGCGTGGGAGCAGCTTCACTCGGGGCCGTGGCACTCGGTGCTGCCGGTGTGGCGCGACGCGTACTCGATGGCGTGTTTGCACGTGGCGAGGCACCACTACTGCAACGGCGAGTTCAAGGAGGCGCTTAGGGCTTTGGATATGGGGATCATCATGGGAGGGCCGCTCCTCAGAAAGGATTTGGACTCTGCCATTGAAAAGGTCTCGGAGAAAGCTTGGTGCGTTAGGGTTTCTGAAAGAAGCAATCAAGATTTTGGAAACTCTGAGCATCCACTCGTTGATCACGAGTTTGATGTTTCTAAG GTGCTCCAACTTTTACCTGTTAAGTCACTTTCCTCTAAGCTTGTGGTGAAGAGGTCGTCGCTGTCATTGGAAAAGTTCTTGCAAGATCATTACCTGTCTGGCTCCCCAGTCATCATCAGTGATTGTATGTCTCACTGGCCAGCCAAGGCTAAATGGAATaatatggattacttgcttagAGTTGCTGGTGACCGCACAGTTCCTGTTGAG GTTGGTAAGAACTATATATGTGCGGATTGGAAGCAAGAGCTAATTACATTTTCAGAGTTTCTTGAGCGGATAAAGTCTCACGGCTGTTCTCCTGGTGGTCCTACATATCTTGCTCAGCACCCATTATTTGATCAG ATACATGAGCTACGGAAAGATATCCTTATTCCTGACTATTGTTTTACTGGCGGAGGTGAGCTAAGATCTCTCAATGCTTGGTTTGGTCCGGCTGGAACAGTAACCCCTTTACACCATGATCCACATCATAACATACTAGCTCAG GTTGTTGGGAAAAAATACATTAGGCTTTATTCAGCATCTTTGTCTGATGAACTTTTCCCCTACTCGGAGACCATGCTTTGCAACTCCAGCCAG GTTGATTTAGATGACGTAGATGAGAGCAAGTTTCCTAAGGTGCAAGACCTGGAGTTTGTAGACTGTATTTTGGAGGAAGGGGAAATGTTATACATTCCACCAAAATGGTGGCACTATGTGCGGTCTTTAACTACCAGTTTATCAGTCAGCTTTTGGTGGAGCAGCGAGGATGAAAGTTCAGCTGCATCCTAA